Within the Micromonospora citrea genome, the region TGAACAAGGAAACCGGTAAGGACGCCTACCAGTCCGTCGAGATCCGCGAGGCCACCGCCGACGACAAGCAGACCCACAAGCTGCGCACCGACATCGTCACCGCCATCGACGAAGGCCACGCCGTCGTCGCCAACATCGCCGGCACCGCCACCGACACCGACGGCACCACCCACTCCTTCGAAGGCGGCCACTACATCAGCGTCGTCGGCTACCGCGACAACGGCAACACCGTCACCATCGCCGACTCCGCCGACCCCAACCAGGCCTCCTACCGGATGAGCATCGACAACCTCGCCGACTGGATCGCCACCCGCGGCTACACCGCCTGACACCAACACGATGCAAAGGGCCGGCCCCCACCCCGGGAGCCGGCCCTTTGCGTCGTGTCCGGCAGGCGCAGCCCGACAGGCGGTCAGGCGACCGTGACCGGGAAGCGGTGGCAGGCGCAGCCGGACAGGCGGGTCAGACGATCGGGACCGGCGGGCCGTCGCCGACGAGGCGGAACGACGACTCGCCCACCGGCTCCACGAGGCCGTCCCGCACCAGCCCGCCGAGCGCTCGGGCGCGCTGCACCTCGTCGGCCCACACCTGGTCGAGACGCTGGTGTGGCACCGGGCCGGTCGCCTCCCGCAGCACGCCGAGCAGCAGCCCGCGTACCTGGCGGTCGGTGCCCGCGTACCGCTGGGGGCGGCGGGACGGGCCGGCGGGCGCCTCCTTGCCGGACGCCCGCCACGCGCAGACCGACTCGACGGGGCAGCTTCCGCAGCGGGGTGACCGGGCGGTGCAGACAACCGCCCCCAGCTCCATGAAGGCGGCGCTGGCCAGCGCGGCGGCGGCCGGGTCGGCGGGGAGCAGTTCCTCGGTGGCGACCAGGTCGGCCGGGCGGGTCGCCGGGCCGGCGTCCGGTTCGCCGGCGACAGCCCGGCAGACCACCCGCCGTACGTTGGTGTCGACCACCGGGTGTCGCTGGCCGTACGCGAACGCGGCCACCGCCCTGGCCGTGTACGTCCCGACGCCCGGCAGGGCCAGCAGCTGGTCCAGCCGGGCCGGGACCCGGCCGCCGTGCCGCTCGACGATCGCGACGGCGCACTCCCGCAGCCGTACGGCCCGACGGGGGTAGCCGAGCCGTCCCCACATCCGGATCGCCTCCGCTGGGCTGTCCGCCGCCAGCGCGGCCGGATCGGGCCAGCGGGCCAGCCACGCCTCCCAGGCGGGCAGCACCCGCACGACGGGCGTCTGCTGCAGCATGACCTCGCTGACCAGGATCGCCCACGCGCCCACGTCGGGCTTCCGCCACGGCAGGTCGCGGGCGTTCTCCTCGTACCACCGGCTGACCACGGCGGCGAAAGTGGGTTCAGACATCGCGCCGCCGATGATGTCACGGGGCGGGGCGCCGACGCGGCGCGGGCGGCGGGCCTCCGGCGCTGCCGTACCCGTCCCGCTGGCTGGGCGACCTGGGCGGGGGCGCTGCGGCGGCGCTCGGCGGATCGGGCAGAATGCCCGGATGAACGAGCTCGCGATCACCGTCATCGGCCGGGACCGGCCGGGCATCGTGGCCGACGTCGCCGAGGTGCTCGCCCGGCTCGGCGCGAACCTCACCGACAGCACGATGACCCGGCTGCGGGGGCACTTCGCGATGACCCTGGTCTGCGTGGGCCCGGCGGCCGCCGACGTCGAGGCCGCGCTGGCGCCGCTCTCCGCCGGCGGCCAGCTCCTGGCGACCGTACGCGAGGTCACCGCGGACGGCGAGACGGCCCCGGCGGGCGAGCCGTACGTCATGGCGGTGCACGGCGCGGACCGGATGGGCATCGTGGCGGCGATGACCCGCGTGCTCGCCGACGCCGGCGGCAACGTCACCGACCTGAGCACCCGGCTCACCGGCTCGCTCTACGTGGTGGTCGCCGAGGTGGAGTTGCCGCCCGGCACGGCCGACGGGGTGGCCGGACGCCTCGCGTCGACCGCCGCCGACCTGGGCGTCGGGGTGAGTCTCCGGCCGGCCGATCCGGACGTGCTGTGACCGGCGACGAGCGGACACCGGAGGCCGGGGCGTACGCGGGCCTCGGCGACTGGACCCCGGAGT harbors:
- a CDS encoding C39 family peptidase; amino-acid sequence: MRTDILRKTALTAAGLAFTGGAIAGPVTAAHATTTENKPATVSQDRNNGERELGVRYEAQPNFYYCGPAAARNALSVQGKDIDVDGMAKLMGTTEAGTNSINDITPVLNKETGKDAYQSVEIREATADDKQTHKLRTDIVTAIDEGHAVVANIAGTATDTDGTTHSFEGGHYISVVGYRDNGNTVTIADSADPNQASYRMSIDNLADWIATRGYTA
- a CDS encoding A/G-specific adenine glycosylase gives rise to the protein MSEPTFAAVVSRWYEENARDLPWRKPDVGAWAILVSEVMLQQTPVVRVLPAWEAWLARWPDPAALAADSPAEAIRMWGRLGYPRRAVRLRECAVAIVERHGGRVPARLDQLLALPGVGTYTARAVAAFAYGQRHPVVDTNVRRVVCRAVAGEPDAGPATRPADLVATEELLPADPAAAALASAAFMELGAVVCTARSPRCGSCPVESVCAWRASGKEAPAGPSRRPQRYAGTDRQVRGLLLGVLREATGPVPHQRLDQVWADEVQRARALGGLVRDGLVEPVGESSFRLVGDGPPVPIV
- a CDS encoding glycine cleavage system protein R, which encodes MNELAITVIGRDRPGIVADVAEVLARLGANLTDSTMTRLRGHFAMTLVCVGPAAADVEAALAPLSAGGQLLATVREVTADGETAPAGEPYVMAVHGADRMGIVAAMTRVLADAGGNVTDLSTRLTGSLYVVVAEVELPPGTADGVAGRLASTAADLGVGVSLRPADPDVL